A stretch of DNA from Prinia subflava isolate CZ2003 ecotype Zambia chromosome 9, Cam_Psub_1.2, whole genome shotgun sequence:
AAGGAGAGAAGAAATGAGTCCTTTCCTTCCACAAATGAGGAAGAACAAAAATACGACTTGCAAACAGTTGCTGAGAGCATGAAGGCTTTTGTGTCCAAAGTCTCCACGCACGAAGGAGCAGAAATGCCATGGTAGTAGCACTTTGAGTTTGGGGTCTGGTGTAAATGTTGcactctgctgcagccctgtgcttgAGTCTGTGATGCACAGAATCAGAGGTTGAAggggctctgctgagcaggggcCTGAAGCAAACCCCTGGCAGTGAATTTGTACTTGCTTTAAATCAGCTTGGTACCACTCTGACACTGGTGCAGCTTCAGGTGCTGCAAGCTGAGCTGCTCTCTGACCCTCAGTTTGATTTTGTGGTCTggaaaatttttctcttttatgccAAGAATTCTTCCACTCACTGTTTCAGGTCTAGTCTATACAGACTTCAAACTTCTCAGGACTTTCTAAGTTCAATGTCCCAGCTTCAATCCTGGCTAGAGAGAAATCAATATGGCTTGTGCCTGTGTCAGGCTTATGCATGCataaaagctttatttatttaacaatatttctgtatttcaggtCATCTGATGAATCCCATGTTACCTTTGACGTGGATTCTTTTACGAAAGCACTGGACAGAATTTTAGGTGAGATTGCTTCTTGATTTGAAACAAATCCCTGCACTGATTTCTTTGCTGTTGTACTGACACAAAATAACACGCAGGGGCAGACTCGGAGGAGCTGGATTCTGATGATCTGGATGAAGTGGAGGAGTTTGATTTCTCAGATGGGGATGATGGAGACCTGGATGCTGGGAaccaggggcaggagcaggaggtgtcTCCCGGGGAGCTCGTGGGCAGTCTCAAGGCGTACATGAATGAGATGGACCGCGAGCTGGCACAGACCAACGTTGGGAAAAGCTTCACCACCCAGAAGAGAGGGGTGAGTATGCCTCAAGTCTGATTTGTAGCAGTAATTTCCAAACAGGAAATGTGCTGGAAGTGCCCATTCTGAGGAACGTGATCAGAACCTTCCCACATGCAAGCAAAGTGTGCTTTAGTTGCACCATAATACTTTTATTTCAAACTAAAGCCTACCTAAGCTTTGAATTGGCACATCTTTTCCAAGACTCAGTTTCATTTCCCTGTTTTTAGTAGTAAGgcaagcagctgcagcagttctgtAGCAGTTTGCTCCCATGGGAAGCTGAACCAGGACTCAGCACCACTTTCTGTCCTTCTCCTGGAACCTAATCCAGGTAGTGGACACTGGTGATTTTTAGCTGGTGTGAGCATTTGGTGCCTGAATTCCTTTTTGTCAGGACTCTGGAATGTACTGGACGTTTTTGGCTGCAGaattgttgtttcttttctcctgtggcttgccttttttttttcccgttAAATCTGCTCATACCATTCGATAAATGTTTCTCCTTTTACTTGCTGCAGGCAAGTTCTGATGAAGCAGCCACATGTGAGAGTGCTGGCCCTGATCCTGGAGCTGAGGATGCTGAGCTGGCCCCCGTGGATGTGGACATGAACCTGGTGGCAAACCTGCTGGAGTCCTACAGTGCCCAGGCTGGCCTGGCAGGGCCCACCTCGAACATTTTACAGAGCATGGGGGTGAATTTACCTGAGAACACAGATCCCACTGGCTCGGGCAGCCGAGCACCACAGTGAGAGACTTGGGACAAGACATGGCTGGTGGGGAAATGAAGCACAGACAGACGAGCAGGATGTGGAAGAGGAGGCCAAAGGTTTCAATTTGGAGCATTCTGGTCATTATGTGTCACTTGCAAGCTGTCTGGCAGGCAGGGCCTGCGGGGCTACGGCGCTGCCATAGCTCGGAGCAGTGCCGAAggagcagcggggccggggcagggggaccctgctcccagcagggcagggagcagtgagCTCAGGATCCCGGGCACCCCAGCAGGTGGTGATAGATGCTGATTTTAGTGAGGGATGTGATAATAAAGTCCCAATGCACTGGCTGTTCTCACAAGCAGAGGCTCATCCcatggcagaagcagcagctctgggctgggttaTGGCAGTGGCAGCGAattcccttccccaggcagcagctccaacaGTCCTCATCCAAAACTGAGATAGAgccagcagctgacagaacaTTCTGCACAGTCAGGTGCCTGATGCCAAAAGAGGGATTCCTTCTCAGCACGTGTCAGCTGTGCTTCCACTTCTCAGGACAGTCCAAAAGTCTCACCTGGCCAGTTACTAATGATTTCCAAGAGCCCTGGGCAGTTTGGATTTCCCTTTGGAGCTGGAGGTGTCATGGGGGCaatgccctccctgcaggcagcactggggcCAGGAGGGATTGCGGAGACTTTTCCTTTGGACACCCAGCCCGGCCTTGGCAGTGGTGAGGAACAGGCACGGAGGTGACCCTGAGAGTGAGGGcaaggcacaggctgcagctgagcaaggaCAGCCTGTGCCGGGCTGAGAGGTgaagctggcactgcccagcctggagaaggtccTTTCTGCAGCCCCTGTCACAGGGGAGCTTGGGCCTTGCTGCACAGACACGGCCGCTCATTGGAGCAGCTCTGACTCACAAATTTATTCTCAGCCAGGAACACACACTCGGAATCGCCACGGACAGGAACCctgcaaggaggagcagaggcagcgcTGGTTCCCAGGGGAACACCTTGcctgcccagggggaggagcagagggacagagcggTTCTGCTGGCACCGAGCACCTggccatgcccagcccagcccaagaATCCCTGCCAGAattcactgcagcatttcccgGCCCCACGGCGGGTCCGGCTCGGCGGGCAGGCGGCTCCAGGAGTTGCAAGTGGGCAAAACGGGGccgagggagaggaggcaggtggTGCCAGTGGGTGAAATGTCTTTGCTgcgagctggcagggagaggaggagggagcaagTGGTGCcaaggaaaggggagagaaagcGGGACAAGGCTGGAGCGGTGGAAGGCGGCGGGGATGGCCATGGGGCAGGCGGGCATTTTGCTTTAGAGCTCtgtgggaagaagggaagaactGATAAATCCTTTCAGGTAAAGAAAGGTGGAAATAGAAGGTGGTGGAAACCGCCGAAAATTGGGGTTCATTGCATCTACCTGAACTGCAAATGGCCAAGCTGGGGACCTCGGCCCTGGCGGCTCCCCTCCCGAATAAAGCGCGATAGGAAAAAGGCTCCAAGAGCGCGGACGAAGCGGGGAACAGCGTCCGCTCTGCCGGCATCGGCAGCCGGGGTTGTCCCGCCCCTCGCCGCTCTCCCGCTCGCTGATTGGTCAAACCGAAAACTGCAGCTCCGCCCCCACAGCGGCTTTGAACAGGGGCGGGAGAGGAAcggctgtgaggagcagggaccGGGACAGGGGAACTCCTGGGGTGGTCGCGTGTAGGATCGGCGTGGCGGCGGAGCTCGGAGATTGCCCCAGCACAGGTGGGACCCACGCCCTGTTGTGCACGGCTCGGGGCTCGCTGCTAGCGCAGGGCCAAGGGCCGGTTCAGGTGGGTTCCCTGTGCCGGgttcccccgtgtccccccggcGCTGAGATGGCGGAGGGAGCGGCTGCCCGCGCTCTCCTCCGTGCCCGGCTCGCTGGGGACGAGGCGGTGCCGCAGCAGCGATGGCTCATCCCGGCTGCTCTCgctgggacacaggggctgCTCCGTGCCCACGACACTTCCCGGGCCTGCGGCCCCGGGCAGTGACCTCTCCTCATGTCCCTTTCAGTGTGCCACCAGCGTGGGTGTGAAGCTGTTCCCGAGGCCGATCTCCGAAAGGCTTTTCCAGCACTCCTGATGTCTCCGGAGCAAGGGGCTGTTTGTTCCCAGCACAGAGATGCCGGctgtgagctggaggagagTGAATTGTGCTCCCATCATGGAGTTGTGAAGGAGCTCCTGCATCTCCAGGAGGCACCAGCAGCTGGGGTTCCACACTTGCCTGGGGTGCAAGAAGCCACTTGTCATGAGCAGGGGGATGCCACTTGTGAACATGCAGGGAGTGAAGATGTGGAGAGTGGATTCTGCAGCCGTGATGGGAGTGTGAGGGAGCCCCTGCATACCCAGGGCAGGAATGTACACAGGATCCTCAGAAGCTTCCCAGGTGAGTGCAGGGCCAACCCTGTGGCCTCCAGGGAGGGCACAGTGTCACCTcccaaggacagggctggcaggtgTGTGGCTATTTCCTGATGTATGGAGTCCTCATGTTCTGCTCCTGCCCATCAGTGCCTGGAACCAACACCCCAAGCTGCCTCCAAGCCTGTGCAGttcttctgctgcagcctgtccctacccctgtgtccctggctgtcccaaccctgtgtccctgcccctgtgtccaGGCTCTTggctccctggctgccagctgagtGTGTTGCACACTGGCTGAGggctccctcctgtgctccctggccaTTGGCTGAGCACATTGCAGGGCCGGCTCTGGttgtggcagccagcagctctttcctgctccaggcaaGCGGTTCAggtgccgtgccgtgcccgtGTTGGTGCTGGTTGTGCTCGTGTTGCTGGTGCTGGCTTTGGCGGtggccttggctgtgcagtcaggtaagggaggggcagcaggctgggcccagcccctcggggcagagcgggctccctgctccctgcacaggggaatcctcagagcttctcctcttccccctgcagccccaaagCTTCCAGTCACGCCTGCGACTCCGCTCTTGGTTCTGGGCCCTCACCCTGGCTGGGTTGGATGCAATGGAGTCTGGTACTACTTCTCCAGGGATTCCAGCACCTGGGAGCAGGGTCAGGAACGGTGCTCCGAGCTCGGGGCCTCCCTGGCCATTGTCAAGGATGAGGACCtggtgagtgaggggctgtgggtgctgtggggtgtgtgaggggagcctgggggtgctcgtgggctgggctgggtgctggtagggctgggggtgcagccctgttccagggccctgcagggaaggagccccgGCGTGCGGGGGGAGCCCCGGGCACGTGTCCCCCCGAGGGGCCGGGGCAGCTCCCACTCCTCTcctgggcagggtttgctctTCCGCCTCCGCGGGAACGTCGATTACTGGCTCGGGCTGCGCAGACGGGGCCAGCGCCTGCACTGGGGGGACGGCAGcaacttcagctcctggtgagtgccggggagccgggcagggcctggggggaCAGGGCCACAAGGTGTCCCCTGGCAACCAGcgctggctctgctcctccttgcagGGTTCATGTCCTTGGCGATTCCGAGTGTGTGTTCCTGGCTGACAATAAATTTGTGAGTCAGAGCTGCTCCAATGAGCGGCCGTACCTGTGCAGCAAGGCCCAAGCTCCCCTGTGACAGGGGCTGCAGAAAGGACCTTCTCCAcgctgggcagtgccagcttcACCTCTCAGCCCGGCACAGCGCTGTCTATGGATGATGACCATTTGTGTGAGTTTAGGTTTCAGGCTCTGCCAGAGTCTGTGTCAAAGACAGGggagcaactttctcattctgggCTGGGAAAATCTGAAGGATGAACCGAAACAATCCTTGCATTTCCCCTGCTGTCTGTGCGCTCCCGCGGCGCTGCGGGCGCTGGTTCCCCCCGTGTGCGGTGGCAACAGAGGTGGGGCACAGGCGctgcctctcctttccctcccccgCCCCACTCCGccacttttctttctcctcccgCTCGAACCTGGGCAGAGCCGCCTCGAGACAGCTTGTGAGGCTGCGGGAGGTGCTTGTTTGAAATTTCAGGTGGAGCTTTTTTACCGGGAATGGGGCCTGGTTTGCCCCAtctcccgcagccccgcggAGCTGTGGCCGtgcggggcggccctggggccccGAAGCCGCTGCTGCAGACACGGCAGGGCCGAGCAGCGGCCGCTGCGGCGGGaggaagcttttcttttcagaggaaaGATGTAATAAACATGGGATAATTCAtgttaaaatatatgtatatgtatatagtAAGATATGTCTAtaggaataaataaaactggCAAATCCGGGCTTGTAGCAAATGCGCTTTAGGacaaacaaaagctgctgccagggattCAAGGTGGAACTGGAGACTCGAGAATCACCGACATTAACAACAGAAAGAGGGATGGACTGACCCTCCTGGGCGATGGGGGCTGTAAAGTGCCCGGCCATCAGGAGCTATATCGATTTAGCAGCAATATCGAGAAGATATTGCTCTCTATTCACTGTCTCATCTCTCTACTCACACTTTTTTGAGAGACTGAATCTTCCCTCGAAAAGCCCTGTTCAGCAGACGAGAAGACAGGAAGAAACCtgtgaggaaaagaagaaagacaaaagtCTATGTGGGTCATGGGAAAAAATAAGTGTATATAAGTGTATATAAGTGTCTATAAGTGTATATAGGTGTATATAATGGGACCCCAAAAAGGGAtgaatttgtgaacagggggCACTATGGTGCAATAGAGGCCATAGTTTAAGTTCACCCAGTGCCCATTCCCGGGTCTCGACACTGAACTTCCAATTGCTGGCTTGTCCAAAATTTCTGTATGTtgattctttaattaataaaaattgatttattAATTGGGAATTAGCTAATATTTATAACAGatgatttggttttttgtttgagctttttcctcccaccctccctcaAGAATTTTCTTGTGAAGGCATCTCCAGTTCCAGAATTGGAGCTTTAAATGCCTGTTTatgatagaagaaaaatgataagaagaacaaaaaacatATAAGCAGCCTTTGTTAAAAATTTTGCAGATAACATAAGAATTATTAAGAATTCTATATTGTAACTAGCAGCTATGATTTTTAAGTGTTAGcttttaaagatatttattaATGCTATATTCATTATATAGTATGAATTGactgatatgataaagttattgTCATGCCATATGGCCtctttttcttgtgtgtgttGTTTGTTTATCTGCCTGTGGCACACAGGTCActcaaggattttttccttgtctttgtgggaaatatggttatttaattcatgttctataaataattatagattgggaactgtgatatatattgtataaaggtatgtgtgtgtctgctcaaccctcacgtttcacgaacttctgtaaagcacctccctgatcctccgggttccaaaaatagaaggtgagaacacgaggcgCTGATGActtacccctgcctacgtgcagctaaACTCATCGGGACTTGCAACGATCAAACGCTACCGTGCCAGCAAGGACTTATatcggtcatcacacacctactcaaagcaaggactaactctggacattagcatttgaatgtgcccggggacccttttgggatttaatgtaaataaagctaatggccgatgattagagaaacaatgggaggaaggTTGCCGAAGGggaagttaagggtatttaagttgggcctttaggtgggcaaatttgtgaacccgGTTAGATACACcgactgccaggtcctgtgtatctagggtcacccttggctcaacttttcccgggagaacttcggtcaagtaagtttcgctgtttgtggggttcgtattgttttgtttttattgtttgaaattgttataatttgattctaaattttgtaatttggatgttaataaaccaaactattgaatttggcaataaatttgtcctggcatttataacatctTTTAGCTATTCATATTAGTTTTTgcatttgtgattttttaaagtattttcagatTACCAGAAAAGGTTATGTGAGTTTGTAAGGATTCCTCTTCTGTCGCTGTGGAATCCACCTTTTCTAGGAGGCTGAAATCTGATCTTACTGTCCTGGAGTTAACCCCTCCTTTGACTCAAACCCTAAAATTCTGCCCCTTCAACACCCTCGAAAACCCCACAACGTGGCCCCTgtgatttctctgtttttctgcccTTTCCATTCCCCTGTCTCCTCTTCCCTCCACACCTTCCTCCCACTCCCCAGTCcaggggggaaataaaaatggatccTCGTGCTTAACCAAAGAGAGACTTGTCTCCTCAGTTTCCTGCCGGTGCCTGTATCTCTGGACACGATGGTCTCTGCTGCTTTGCCATGCAACACCTGCCCTTTCCAGGATTTCCCCAGCAGCTGTAAATTTACTCACACAGTGTCCCTTGGCAGGGAGAAATGAGCCAGACAGGCCCTGAGGGTTCCCTTGCTCCATGGCCAAAGTTCCTCTGGAGGGTggcagggagcatttcctgcaGGTGAGCATTGCCAGGCCAAAATGATGGTGGCTGCTGAGGCCGGGGCTGCTTTTGTGGCCCAGAGGCCTCGGTGTCtcctgctcagtgccagcagtgtTCCCTGGTGTTtctgtgtgtcccagctggCTGGGAAGGCGG
This window harbors:
- the LOC134554983 gene encoding C-type lectin domain family 2 member H-like isoform X1; this translates as MSLSVCHQRGCEAVPEADLRKAFPALLMSPEQGAVCSQHRDAGCELEESELCSHHGVVKELLHLQEAPAAGVPHLPGVQEATCHEQGDATCEHAGSEDVESGFCSRDGSVREPLHTQGRNVHRILRSFPGKRFRCRAVPVLVLVVLVLLVLALAVALAVQSAPKLPVTPATPLLVLGPHPGWVGCNGVWYYFSRDSSTWEQGQERCSELGASLAIVKDEDLGLLFRLRGNVDYWLGLRRRGQRLHWGDGSNFSSWVHVLGDSECVFLADNKFVSQSCSNERPYLCSKAQAPL
- the LOC134554983 gene encoding C-type lectin domain family 2 member H-like isoform X2, which codes for MSPEQGAVCSQHRDAGCELEESELCSHHGVVKELLHLQEAPAAGVPHLPGVQEATCHEQGDATCEHAGSEDVESGFCSRDGSVREPLHTQGRNVHRILRSFPGKRFRCRAVPVLVLVVLVLLVLALAVALAVQSAPKLPVTPATPLLVLGPHPGWVGCNGVWYYFSRDSSTWEQGQERCSELGASLAIVKDEDLGLLFRLRGNVDYWLGLRRRGQRLHWGDGSNFSSWVHVLGDSECVFLADNKFVSQSCSNERPYLCSKAQAPL